In a single window of the Callithrix jacchus isolate 240 chromosome 1, calJac240_pri, whole genome shotgun sequence genome:
- the LOC103795939 gene encoding myosin-9 isoform X5 — protein sequence MGNCLCPSAGPSCACCEPRGQSVASTTPEPAVLHTGVVEVQDVRPGKSKRRKGLAGRARNWVAKRRRKKICRSENEAPVQDPEEETSPEIELLQEENRQKLGLSTNLKQVEDEKNSFWEQLEKEKEATHNLEKQIATLHAQVADMTKIEDSVGCLETSEEVKRQLRKDLKGLSQGHKDKLENTKTCLQQELDDLLVDLDNQRHMVCHLEEKQKKFDKLLAEQKTISAKYAEERDRAKAEAREKETKVLLLARALEEAMEKKTELEQLNKQIRIEIEHFLSSKGKSVYELKSKWALEQQVEEMKIALEEMEDELQDTENANLQLEVNLQAMKIQFEQDLQGRDEQSEEKVQQLVTQVWDIKAELEDERKSHSMSVAAWKKLGIDLEARIDSANKNQDEAVEQMRKWRAQVKHCMRELDDTRASREEILAQAKENERNLKSVEAEMIHLHEELAATERAKRQAQQERDDLLVDLDHQRQIVCHLQKNQKKFDQLLAEEKTISAKYAEERDRAEAEAREKETKVLSLARALKEAMEQKVEPERLNKQFRVEMDLMSSKGKSIHELKSRRLLEQQVEELKTQLEELEDELQDTENANLRLEVNLQAMKIQFERDLQGRDEQSEEKQQQLVRQVREMEAELEDERKRHSMAAAARKKLEIDLEACIDSANKNWDEVIEQLWKWRQNLLLSTY from the exons ATGGGGAATTGTCTATGCCCCAGCGCTGGCCCCAGTTGTGCCTGCTGTGAGCCTCGTGGCCAGTCTGTGGCATCTACCACTCCAGAGCCTGCCGTGTTACATACTGGAGTGGTGGAGGTGCAGGACGTGCGGCCCGGAAAATCAAAGAGGCGCAAAG GTTTGGCTGGCCGTGCCAGGAACTGGGTAGCAAAGAGGAGGCGCAAGAAAATTTGCCGCAGTGAAAATGAAG CTCCCGTTCAAGACCCGGAGGAGGAGACGTCACCTGAGata GAGCTGCTGCAGGAGGAGAACCGGCAGAAGCTGGGCCTGAGCACCAACCTCAAGCAGGTGGAGGATGAGAAGAATTCCTTCTGGGAACagctggagaaggagaaggaggccaCGCACAACCTTGAGAAGCAGATTGCCACCCTCCATGCCCAG GTGGCCGACATGACGAAGATTGAGGACAGTGTGGGGTGCCTGGAAACCTCAGAGGAGGTGAAGAGGCAGCTCCGGAAGGACCTGAAGGGCCTGAGCCAGGGGCACAAGGACAAGCTGGAGAATACCAAGACATGTCTGCAGCAGGAGCTGGACGACCTGCTTGTGGACCTGGACAACCAGCGCCACATGGTGTGCCACCTGGAGGAGAAGCAGAAGAAGTTTGACAAG ctcctggcagaGCAGAAGACCATCTCTGCCAAGTATGCAGAGGAGCGTGACCGGGCCAAGGCCGAGGCCCGAGAGAAGGAGACCAAGGTGCTGTTGCTGGCCCGGGCCCTGGAGGAAGCCATGGAGAAGAAGACGGAGCTGGAGCAGCTCAACAAGCAGATCCGCATTGAAATAGAGCACTTCCTGAGCTCCAAGGGCAAGAGC GTTTATGAGCTGAAGTCCAAGTGGGCTCTGGAGCAGCAGGTGGAGGAGATGAAGATCGCCCTGGAGGAGATGGAGGATGAGCTGCAGGACACTGAAAATGCCAATCTGCAGCTGGAGGTCAACCTGCAGGCCATGAAGATCCAGTTCGAGCAGGACCTGCAGGGCCGGGACGAGCAGAGTGAGGAGAAGGTGCAGCAGCTGGTCACACAG GTGTGGGACATAAAGGCAGAGCTGGAGGATGAGAGGAAGAGTCACTCCATGTCAGTGGCCGCCTGGAAGAAGCTGGGGATTGACCTGGAGGCGCGCATCGACTCGGCCAACAAGAACCAGGATGAAGCCGTCGAGCAGATGCGGAAGTGGCGG gcccaggtTAAACACTGCATGCGTGAGCTGGACGACACCCGCGCCTCTCGCGAGGAGATCCTGGCCCAGGCCAAAGAGAATGAGAGGAACCTGAAGAGTGTGGAGGCCGAGATGATCCACTTGCACGAG GAACTGGCAGCCACGGAGCGTGCCAAGCGCCAGGCCCAGCAGGAGCGGGACGACCTGCTCGTGGACCTGGACCACCAGCGCCAGATAGTGTGCCACCTACAGAAGAACCAGAAGAAGTTTGACCAG ctcctggcagaGGAGAAGACCATCTCTGCCAAGTATGCAGAGGAGCGTGACCGGGCCGAGGCCGAGGCCCGAGAGAAGGAGACCAAGGTGCTGTCGCTGGCCCGGGCCCTGAAGGAAGCCATGGAGCAGAAAGTAGAGCCGGAGCGGCTCAACAAGCAGTTCCGCGTGGAGATGGACCTCATGAGCTCCAAGGGCAAGAGC ATCCATGAGCTGAAGTCCAGGCGGCTTCTGGAGCAGCAGGTGGAGGAGTtgaagacccagctggaggagctggaggatgAGCTGCAGGACACTGAAAACGCCAATCTGCGGCTGGAGGTCAACCTGCAGGCCATGAAGATCCAGTTCGAGCGGGACCTGCAGGGCCGGGACGAGCAGagtgaggagaagcagcagcagctggtcaGACAG GTgcgggagatggaggcagagctggaggaCGAGAGGAAGCGGCACTCCATGGCAGCGGCAGCCCGGAAGAAGCTGGAGATTGACCTGGAGGCGTGCATCGACTCGGCCAACAAGAACTGGGATGAAGTCATCGAGCAGCTGTGGAAGTGGCGG cAAAACcttttactgagcacttattaa
- the LOC103795939 gene encoding uncharacterized protein LOC103795939 isoform X2, with product MGNCLCPSAGPSCACCEPRGQSVASTTPEPAVLHTGVVEVQDVRPGKSKRRKGLAGRARNWVAKRRRKKICRSENEAPVQDPEEETSPEIELLQEENRQKLGLSTNLKQVEDEKNSFWEQLEKEKEATHNLEKQIATLHAQVADMTKIEDSVGCLETSEEVKRQLRKDLKGLSQGHKDKLENTKTCLQQELDDLLVDLDNQRHMVCHLEEKQKKFDKLLAEQKTISAKYAEERDRAKAEAREKETKVLLLARALEEAMEKKTELEQLNKQIRIEIEHFLSSKGKSVYELKSKWALEQQVEEMKIALEEMEDELQDTENANLQLEVNLQAMKIQFEQDLQGRDEQSEEKVQQLVTQVWDIKAELEDERKSHSMSVAAWKKLGIDLEARIDSANKNQDEAVEQMRKWRAQVKHCMRELDDTRASREEILAQAKENERNLKSVEAEMIHLHEELAATERAKRQAQQERDDLLVDLDHQRQIVCHLQKNQKKFDQLLAEEKTISAKYAEERDRAEAEAREKETKVLSLARALKEAMEQKVEPERLNKQFRVEMDLMSSKGKSIHELKSRRLLEQQVEELKTQLEELEDELQDTENANLRLEVNLQAMKIQFERDLQGRDEQSEEKQQQLVRQVREMEAELEDERKRHSMAAAARKKLEIDLEACIDSANKNWDEVIEQLWKWRAWGPAVCPNECSDEVDGKADGAEAKPPNKPPLLQPQMDRRTLQPLLPRPCRTPPLTLGLL from the exons ATGGGGAATTGTCTATGCCCCAGCGCTGGCCCCAGTTGTGCCTGCTGTGAGCCTCGTGGCCAGTCTGTGGCATCTACCACTCCAGAGCCTGCCGTGTTACATACTGGAGTGGTGGAGGTGCAGGACGTGCGGCCCGGAAAATCAAAGAGGCGCAAAG GTTTGGCTGGCCGTGCCAGGAACTGGGTAGCAAAGAGGAGGCGCAAGAAAATTTGCCGCAGTGAAAATGAAG CTCCCGTTCAAGACCCGGAGGAGGAGACGTCACCTGAGata GAGCTGCTGCAGGAGGAGAACCGGCAGAAGCTGGGCCTGAGCACCAACCTCAAGCAGGTGGAGGATGAGAAGAATTCCTTCTGGGAACagctggagaaggagaaggaggccaCGCACAACCTTGAGAAGCAGATTGCCACCCTCCATGCCCAG GTGGCCGACATGACGAAGATTGAGGACAGTGTGGGGTGCCTGGAAACCTCAGAGGAGGTGAAGAGGCAGCTCCGGAAGGACCTGAAGGGCCTGAGCCAGGGGCACAAGGACAAGCTGGAGAATACCAAGACATGTCTGCAGCAGGAGCTGGACGACCTGCTTGTGGACCTGGACAACCAGCGCCACATGGTGTGCCACCTGGAGGAGAAGCAGAAGAAGTTTGACAAG ctcctggcagaGCAGAAGACCATCTCTGCCAAGTATGCAGAGGAGCGTGACCGGGCCAAGGCCGAGGCCCGAGAGAAGGAGACCAAGGTGCTGTTGCTGGCCCGGGCCCTGGAGGAAGCCATGGAGAAGAAGACGGAGCTGGAGCAGCTCAACAAGCAGATCCGCATTGAAATAGAGCACTTCCTGAGCTCCAAGGGCAAGAGC GTTTATGAGCTGAAGTCCAAGTGGGCTCTGGAGCAGCAGGTGGAGGAGATGAAGATCGCCCTGGAGGAGATGGAGGATGAGCTGCAGGACACTGAAAATGCCAATCTGCAGCTGGAGGTCAACCTGCAGGCCATGAAGATCCAGTTCGAGCAGGACCTGCAGGGCCGGGACGAGCAGAGTGAGGAGAAGGTGCAGCAGCTGGTCACACAG GTGTGGGACATAAAGGCAGAGCTGGAGGATGAGAGGAAGAGTCACTCCATGTCAGTGGCCGCCTGGAAGAAGCTGGGGATTGACCTGGAGGCGCGCATCGACTCGGCCAACAAGAACCAGGATGAAGCCGTCGAGCAGATGCGGAAGTGGCGG gcccaggtTAAACACTGCATGCGTGAGCTGGACGACACCCGCGCCTCTCGCGAGGAGATCCTGGCCCAGGCCAAAGAGAATGAGAGGAACCTGAAGAGTGTGGAGGCCGAGATGATCCACTTGCACGAG GAACTGGCAGCCACGGAGCGTGCCAAGCGCCAGGCCCAGCAGGAGCGGGACGACCTGCTCGTGGACCTGGACCACCAGCGCCAGATAGTGTGCCACCTACAGAAGAACCAGAAGAAGTTTGACCAG ctcctggcagaGGAGAAGACCATCTCTGCCAAGTATGCAGAGGAGCGTGACCGGGCCGAGGCCGAGGCCCGAGAGAAGGAGACCAAGGTGCTGTCGCTGGCCCGGGCCCTGAAGGAAGCCATGGAGCAGAAAGTAGAGCCGGAGCGGCTCAACAAGCAGTTCCGCGTGGAGATGGACCTCATGAGCTCCAAGGGCAAGAGC ATCCATGAGCTGAAGTCCAGGCGGCTTCTGGAGCAGCAGGTGGAGGAGTtgaagacccagctggaggagctggaggatgAGCTGCAGGACACTGAAAACGCCAATCTGCGGCTGGAGGTCAACCTGCAGGCCATGAAGATCCAGTTCGAGCGGGACCTGCAGGGCCGGGACGAGCAGagtgaggagaagcagcagcagctggtcaGACAG GTgcgggagatggaggcagagctggaggaCGAGAGGAAGCGGCACTCCATGGCAGCGGCAGCCCGGAAGAAGCTGGAGATTGACCTGGAGGCGTGCATCGACTCGGCCAACAAGAACTGGGATGAAGTCATCGAGCAGCTGTGGAAGTGGCGG GCGTGGGGACCTGCCGTTTGCCCCAACGAATGCTCAGACGAGGTGGATGGCAAAGCAGATGGAGCTGAGGCCAAACCTCCAAATAAGCCTCCTCTCCTGCAGCCTCAGATGGACAGGCGGACACTGCAGCCTCTTCTTCCCAGACCCTGCCGCACACCTCCCTTGACCTTGGGACTGTTGTGA
- the LOC103795939 gene encoding uncharacterized protein LOC103795939 isoform X3, with product MGNCLCPSAGPSCACCEPRGQSVASTTPEPAVLHTGVVEVQDVRPGKSKRRKGLAGRARNWVAKRRRKKICRSENEAPVQDPEEETSPEIELLQEENRQKLGLSTNLKQVEDEKNSFWEQLEKEKEATHNLEKQIATLHAQVADMTKIEDSVGCLETSEEVKRQLRKDLKGLSQGHKDKLENTKTCLQQELDDLLVDLDNQRHMVCHLEEKQKKFDKLLAEQKTISAKYAEERDRAKAEAREKETKVLLLARALEEAMEKKTELEQLNKQIRIEIEHFLSSKGKSVYELKSKWALEQQVEEMKIALEEMEDELQDTENANLQLEVNLQAMKIQFEQDLQGRDEQSEEKVQQLVTQVWDIKAELEDERKSHSMSVAAWKKLGIDLEARIDSANKNQDEAVEQMRKWRAQVKHCMRELDDTRASREEILAQAKENERNLKSVEAEMIHLHEELAATERAKRQAQQERDDLLVDLDHQRQIVCHLQKNQKKFDQLLAEEKTISAKYAEERDRAEAEAREKETKVLSLARALKEAMEQKVEPERLNKQFRVEMDLMSSKGKSIHELKSRRLLEQQVEELKTQLEELEDELQDTENANLRLEVNLQAMKIQFERDLQGRDEQSEEKQQQLVRQVREMEAELEDERKRHSMAAAARKKLEIDLEACIDSANKNWDEVIEQLWKWRAGVQWRNLVSPQPLPLGFRRFSCLSLRSSWDYSLRWTGGHCSLFFPDPAAHLP from the exons ATGGGGAATTGTCTATGCCCCAGCGCTGGCCCCAGTTGTGCCTGCTGTGAGCCTCGTGGCCAGTCTGTGGCATCTACCACTCCAGAGCCTGCCGTGTTACATACTGGAGTGGTGGAGGTGCAGGACGTGCGGCCCGGAAAATCAAAGAGGCGCAAAG GTTTGGCTGGCCGTGCCAGGAACTGGGTAGCAAAGAGGAGGCGCAAGAAAATTTGCCGCAGTGAAAATGAAG CTCCCGTTCAAGACCCGGAGGAGGAGACGTCACCTGAGata GAGCTGCTGCAGGAGGAGAACCGGCAGAAGCTGGGCCTGAGCACCAACCTCAAGCAGGTGGAGGATGAGAAGAATTCCTTCTGGGAACagctggagaaggagaaggaggccaCGCACAACCTTGAGAAGCAGATTGCCACCCTCCATGCCCAG GTGGCCGACATGACGAAGATTGAGGACAGTGTGGGGTGCCTGGAAACCTCAGAGGAGGTGAAGAGGCAGCTCCGGAAGGACCTGAAGGGCCTGAGCCAGGGGCACAAGGACAAGCTGGAGAATACCAAGACATGTCTGCAGCAGGAGCTGGACGACCTGCTTGTGGACCTGGACAACCAGCGCCACATGGTGTGCCACCTGGAGGAGAAGCAGAAGAAGTTTGACAAG ctcctggcagaGCAGAAGACCATCTCTGCCAAGTATGCAGAGGAGCGTGACCGGGCCAAGGCCGAGGCCCGAGAGAAGGAGACCAAGGTGCTGTTGCTGGCCCGGGCCCTGGAGGAAGCCATGGAGAAGAAGACGGAGCTGGAGCAGCTCAACAAGCAGATCCGCATTGAAATAGAGCACTTCCTGAGCTCCAAGGGCAAGAGC GTTTATGAGCTGAAGTCCAAGTGGGCTCTGGAGCAGCAGGTGGAGGAGATGAAGATCGCCCTGGAGGAGATGGAGGATGAGCTGCAGGACACTGAAAATGCCAATCTGCAGCTGGAGGTCAACCTGCAGGCCATGAAGATCCAGTTCGAGCAGGACCTGCAGGGCCGGGACGAGCAGAGTGAGGAGAAGGTGCAGCAGCTGGTCACACAG GTGTGGGACATAAAGGCAGAGCTGGAGGATGAGAGGAAGAGTCACTCCATGTCAGTGGCCGCCTGGAAGAAGCTGGGGATTGACCTGGAGGCGCGCATCGACTCGGCCAACAAGAACCAGGATGAAGCCGTCGAGCAGATGCGGAAGTGGCGG gcccaggtTAAACACTGCATGCGTGAGCTGGACGACACCCGCGCCTCTCGCGAGGAGATCCTGGCCCAGGCCAAAGAGAATGAGAGGAACCTGAAGAGTGTGGAGGCCGAGATGATCCACTTGCACGAG GAACTGGCAGCCACGGAGCGTGCCAAGCGCCAGGCCCAGCAGGAGCGGGACGACCTGCTCGTGGACCTGGACCACCAGCGCCAGATAGTGTGCCACCTACAGAAGAACCAGAAGAAGTTTGACCAG ctcctggcagaGGAGAAGACCATCTCTGCCAAGTATGCAGAGGAGCGTGACCGGGCCGAGGCCGAGGCCCGAGAGAAGGAGACCAAGGTGCTGTCGCTGGCCCGGGCCCTGAAGGAAGCCATGGAGCAGAAAGTAGAGCCGGAGCGGCTCAACAAGCAGTTCCGCGTGGAGATGGACCTCATGAGCTCCAAGGGCAAGAGC ATCCATGAGCTGAAGTCCAGGCGGCTTCTGGAGCAGCAGGTGGAGGAGTtgaagacccagctggaggagctggaggatgAGCTGCAGGACACTGAAAACGCCAATCTGCGGCTGGAGGTCAACCTGCAGGCCATGAAGATCCAGTTCGAGCGGGACCTGCAGGGCCGGGACGAGCAGagtgaggagaagcagcagcagctggtcaGACAG GTgcgggagatggaggcagagctggaggaCGAGAGGAAGCGGCACTCCATGGCAGCGGCAGCCCGGAAGAAGCTGGAGATTGACCTGGAGGCGTGCATCGACTCGGCCAACAAGAACTGGGATGAAGTCATCGAGCAGCTGTGGAAGTGGCGG gctggtgtgcagtggcgcaatcttgtgtcaccacaacctctgcctcttgggttcaggcgattctcctgcctcagcctccggagtagctgggattatag CCTCAGATGGACAGGCGGACACTGCAGCCTCTTCTTCCCAGACCCTGCCGCACACCTCCCTTGA
- the LOC103795939 gene encoding uncharacterized protein LOC103795939 isoform X1 → MGNCLCPSAGPSCACCEPRGQSVASTTPEPAVLHTGVVEVQDVRPGKSKRRKGLAGRARNWVAKRRRKKICRSENEAPVQDPEEETSPEIELLQEENRQKLGLSTNLKQVEDEKNSFWEQLEKEKEATHNLEKQIATLHAQVADMTKIEDSVGCLETSEEVKRQLRKDLKGLSQGHKDKLENTKTCLQQELDDLLVDLDNQRHMVCHLEEKQKKFDKLLAEQKTISAKYAEERDRAKAEAREKETKVLLLARALEEAMEKKTELEQLNKQIRIEIEHFLSSKGKSVYELKSKWALEQQVEEMKIALEEMEDELQDTENANLQLEVNLQAMKIQFEQDLQGRDEQSEEKVQQLVTQVWDIKAELEDERKSHSMSVAAWKKLGIDLEARIDSANKNQDEAVEQMRKWRAQVKHCMRELDDTRASREEILAQAKENERNLKSVEAEMIHLHEELAATERAKRQAQQERDDLLVDLDHQRQIVCHLQKNQKKFDQLLAEEKTISAKYAEERDRAEAEAREKETKVLSLARALKEAMEQKVEPERLNKQFRVEMDLMSSKGKSIHELKSRRLLEQQVEELKTQLEELEDELQDTENANLRLEVNLQAMKIQFERDLQGRDEQSEEKQQQLVRQVREMEAELEDERKRHSMAAAARKKLEIDLEACIDSANKNWDEVIEQLWKWRAGVQWRNLVSPQPLPLGFRRFSCLSLRSSWDYRRGDLPFAPTNAQTRWMAKQMELRPNLQISLLSCSLRWTGGHCSLFFPDPAAHLP, encoded by the exons ATGGGGAATTGTCTATGCCCCAGCGCTGGCCCCAGTTGTGCCTGCTGTGAGCCTCGTGGCCAGTCTGTGGCATCTACCACTCCAGAGCCTGCCGTGTTACATACTGGAGTGGTGGAGGTGCAGGACGTGCGGCCCGGAAAATCAAAGAGGCGCAAAG GTTTGGCTGGCCGTGCCAGGAACTGGGTAGCAAAGAGGAGGCGCAAGAAAATTTGCCGCAGTGAAAATGAAG CTCCCGTTCAAGACCCGGAGGAGGAGACGTCACCTGAGata GAGCTGCTGCAGGAGGAGAACCGGCAGAAGCTGGGCCTGAGCACCAACCTCAAGCAGGTGGAGGATGAGAAGAATTCCTTCTGGGAACagctggagaaggagaaggaggccaCGCACAACCTTGAGAAGCAGATTGCCACCCTCCATGCCCAG GTGGCCGACATGACGAAGATTGAGGACAGTGTGGGGTGCCTGGAAACCTCAGAGGAGGTGAAGAGGCAGCTCCGGAAGGACCTGAAGGGCCTGAGCCAGGGGCACAAGGACAAGCTGGAGAATACCAAGACATGTCTGCAGCAGGAGCTGGACGACCTGCTTGTGGACCTGGACAACCAGCGCCACATGGTGTGCCACCTGGAGGAGAAGCAGAAGAAGTTTGACAAG ctcctggcagaGCAGAAGACCATCTCTGCCAAGTATGCAGAGGAGCGTGACCGGGCCAAGGCCGAGGCCCGAGAGAAGGAGACCAAGGTGCTGTTGCTGGCCCGGGCCCTGGAGGAAGCCATGGAGAAGAAGACGGAGCTGGAGCAGCTCAACAAGCAGATCCGCATTGAAATAGAGCACTTCCTGAGCTCCAAGGGCAAGAGC GTTTATGAGCTGAAGTCCAAGTGGGCTCTGGAGCAGCAGGTGGAGGAGATGAAGATCGCCCTGGAGGAGATGGAGGATGAGCTGCAGGACACTGAAAATGCCAATCTGCAGCTGGAGGTCAACCTGCAGGCCATGAAGATCCAGTTCGAGCAGGACCTGCAGGGCCGGGACGAGCAGAGTGAGGAGAAGGTGCAGCAGCTGGTCACACAG GTGTGGGACATAAAGGCAGAGCTGGAGGATGAGAGGAAGAGTCACTCCATGTCAGTGGCCGCCTGGAAGAAGCTGGGGATTGACCTGGAGGCGCGCATCGACTCGGCCAACAAGAACCAGGATGAAGCCGTCGAGCAGATGCGGAAGTGGCGG gcccaggtTAAACACTGCATGCGTGAGCTGGACGACACCCGCGCCTCTCGCGAGGAGATCCTGGCCCAGGCCAAAGAGAATGAGAGGAACCTGAAGAGTGTGGAGGCCGAGATGATCCACTTGCACGAG GAACTGGCAGCCACGGAGCGTGCCAAGCGCCAGGCCCAGCAGGAGCGGGACGACCTGCTCGTGGACCTGGACCACCAGCGCCAGATAGTGTGCCACCTACAGAAGAACCAGAAGAAGTTTGACCAG ctcctggcagaGGAGAAGACCATCTCTGCCAAGTATGCAGAGGAGCGTGACCGGGCCGAGGCCGAGGCCCGAGAGAAGGAGACCAAGGTGCTGTCGCTGGCCCGGGCCCTGAAGGAAGCCATGGAGCAGAAAGTAGAGCCGGAGCGGCTCAACAAGCAGTTCCGCGTGGAGATGGACCTCATGAGCTCCAAGGGCAAGAGC ATCCATGAGCTGAAGTCCAGGCGGCTTCTGGAGCAGCAGGTGGAGGAGTtgaagacccagctggaggagctggaggatgAGCTGCAGGACACTGAAAACGCCAATCTGCGGCTGGAGGTCAACCTGCAGGCCATGAAGATCCAGTTCGAGCGGGACCTGCAGGGCCGGGACGAGCAGagtgaggagaagcagcagcagctggtcaGACAG GTgcgggagatggaggcagagctggaggaCGAGAGGAAGCGGCACTCCATGGCAGCGGCAGCCCGGAAGAAGCTGGAGATTGACCTGGAGGCGTGCATCGACTCGGCCAACAAGAACTGGGATGAAGTCATCGAGCAGCTGTGGAAGTGGCGG gctggtgtgcagtggcgcaatcttgtgtcaccacaacctctgcctcttgggttcaggcgattctcctgcctcagcctccggagtagctgggattatag GCGTGGGGACCTGCCGTTTGCCCCAACGAATGCTCAGACGAGGTGGATGGCAAAGCAGATGGAGCTGAGGCCAAACCTCCAAATAAGCCTCCTCTCCTGCAGCCTCAGATGGACAGGCGGACACTGCAGCCTCTTCTTCCCAGACCCTGCCGCACACCTCCCTTGA
- the LOC103795939 gene encoding uncharacterized protein LOC103795939 isoform X4, whose translation MGNCLCPSAGPSCACCEPRGQSVASTTPEPAVLHTGVVEVQDVRPGKSKRRKGLAGRARNWVAKRRRKKICRSENEAPVQDPEEETSPEIELLQEENRQKLGLSTNLKQVEDEKNSFWEQLEKEKEATHNLEKQIATLHAQVADMTKIEDSVGCLETSEEVKRQLRKDLKGLSQGHKDKLENTKTCLQQELDDLLVDLDNQRHMVCHLEEKQKKFDKLLAEQKTISAKYAEERDRAKAEAREKETKVLLLARALEEAMEKKTELEQLNKQIRIEIEHFLSSKGKSVYELKSKWALEQQVEEMKIALEEMEDELQDTENANLQLEVNLQAMKIQFEQDLQGRDEQSEEKVQQLVTQVWDIKAELEDERKSHSMSVAAWKKLGIDLEARIDSANKNQDEAVEQMRKWRAQVKHCMRELDDTRASREEILAQAKENERNLKSVEAEMIHLHEELAATERAKRQAQQERDDLLVDLDHQRQIVCHLQKNQKKFDQLLAEEKTISAKYAEERDRAEAEAREKETKVLSLARALKEAMEQKVEPERLNKQFRVEMDLMSSKGKSIHELKSRRLLEQQVEELKTQLEELEDELQDTENANLRLEVNLQAMKIQFERDLQGRDEQSEEKQQQLVRQVREMEAELEDERKRHSMAAAARKKLEIDLEACIDSANKNWDEVIEQLWKWRPQMDRRTLQPLLPRPCRTPPLTLGLL comes from the exons ATGGGGAATTGTCTATGCCCCAGCGCTGGCCCCAGTTGTGCCTGCTGTGAGCCTCGTGGCCAGTCTGTGGCATCTACCACTCCAGAGCCTGCCGTGTTACATACTGGAGTGGTGGAGGTGCAGGACGTGCGGCCCGGAAAATCAAAGAGGCGCAAAG GTTTGGCTGGCCGTGCCAGGAACTGGGTAGCAAAGAGGAGGCGCAAGAAAATTTGCCGCAGTGAAAATGAAG CTCCCGTTCAAGACCCGGAGGAGGAGACGTCACCTGAGata GAGCTGCTGCAGGAGGAGAACCGGCAGAAGCTGGGCCTGAGCACCAACCTCAAGCAGGTGGAGGATGAGAAGAATTCCTTCTGGGAACagctggagaaggagaaggaggccaCGCACAACCTTGAGAAGCAGATTGCCACCCTCCATGCCCAG GTGGCCGACATGACGAAGATTGAGGACAGTGTGGGGTGCCTGGAAACCTCAGAGGAGGTGAAGAGGCAGCTCCGGAAGGACCTGAAGGGCCTGAGCCAGGGGCACAAGGACAAGCTGGAGAATACCAAGACATGTCTGCAGCAGGAGCTGGACGACCTGCTTGTGGACCTGGACAACCAGCGCCACATGGTGTGCCACCTGGAGGAGAAGCAGAAGAAGTTTGACAAG ctcctggcagaGCAGAAGACCATCTCTGCCAAGTATGCAGAGGAGCGTGACCGGGCCAAGGCCGAGGCCCGAGAGAAGGAGACCAAGGTGCTGTTGCTGGCCCGGGCCCTGGAGGAAGCCATGGAGAAGAAGACGGAGCTGGAGCAGCTCAACAAGCAGATCCGCATTGAAATAGAGCACTTCCTGAGCTCCAAGGGCAAGAGC GTTTATGAGCTGAAGTCCAAGTGGGCTCTGGAGCAGCAGGTGGAGGAGATGAAGATCGCCCTGGAGGAGATGGAGGATGAGCTGCAGGACACTGAAAATGCCAATCTGCAGCTGGAGGTCAACCTGCAGGCCATGAAGATCCAGTTCGAGCAGGACCTGCAGGGCCGGGACGAGCAGAGTGAGGAGAAGGTGCAGCAGCTGGTCACACAG GTGTGGGACATAAAGGCAGAGCTGGAGGATGAGAGGAAGAGTCACTCCATGTCAGTGGCCGCCTGGAAGAAGCTGGGGATTGACCTGGAGGCGCGCATCGACTCGGCCAACAAGAACCAGGATGAAGCCGTCGAGCAGATGCGGAAGTGGCGG gcccaggtTAAACACTGCATGCGTGAGCTGGACGACACCCGCGCCTCTCGCGAGGAGATCCTGGCCCAGGCCAAAGAGAATGAGAGGAACCTGAAGAGTGTGGAGGCCGAGATGATCCACTTGCACGAG GAACTGGCAGCCACGGAGCGTGCCAAGCGCCAGGCCCAGCAGGAGCGGGACGACCTGCTCGTGGACCTGGACCACCAGCGCCAGATAGTGTGCCACCTACAGAAGAACCAGAAGAAGTTTGACCAG ctcctggcagaGGAGAAGACCATCTCTGCCAAGTATGCAGAGGAGCGTGACCGGGCCGAGGCCGAGGCCCGAGAGAAGGAGACCAAGGTGCTGTCGCTGGCCCGGGCCCTGAAGGAAGCCATGGAGCAGAAAGTAGAGCCGGAGCGGCTCAACAAGCAGTTCCGCGTGGAGATGGACCTCATGAGCTCCAAGGGCAAGAGC ATCCATGAGCTGAAGTCCAGGCGGCTTCTGGAGCAGCAGGTGGAGGAGTtgaagacccagctggaggagctggaggatgAGCTGCAGGACACTGAAAACGCCAATCTGCGGCTGGAGGTCAACCTGCAGGCCATGAAGATCCAGTTCGAGCGGGACCTGCAGGGCCGGGACGAGCAGagtgaggagaagcagcagcagctggtcaGACAG GTgcgggagatggaggcagagctggaggaCGAGAGGAAGCGGCACTCCATGGCAGCGGCAGCCCGGAAGAAGCTGGAGATTGACCTGGAGGCGTGCATCGACTCGGCCAACAAGAACTGGGATGAAGTCATCGAGCAGCTGTGGAAGTGGCGG CCTCAGATGGACAGGCGGACACTGCAGCCTCTTCTTCCCAGACCCTGCCGCACACCTCCCTTGACCTTGGGACTGTTGTGA